The genomic window ATTAGCATCTGCCACAACTTCACCGGGAAGTTCAGTTAGGGTGTGGCGGAGATGAAAAGCATAGAGGCTGAGGGTGAAATTCTTCACTATTTTTTGTCGGGTTTCGTGTTTTCAAACAAAGGAGAGTTGTTTTTAATGGCGTTATCTACAAGTTCCTTTGATGATTCACTGGGTTGATTGACTGGAGTTTGTGATTTACTATTAGCTATTCCTATATTTCTGTCTACATCAATAGGAGATGCAACAGTGAGTGATTTCAGGTGTTGCTTGTAGGCTTCTAGAAGTTGATTACGGGATTCTGGTTGCAACCAATTTTCTAGAATTTCTACAATTTCCTCATTGTCTTCTGGTAACTGACTAGATAGTTGCTGCAATTCATTCCAGTCTTGAGTAGGAATCAATTTTGATTGAGAGTCAAGCACTTGAATAAAAGCTTGGATGCTATTTCTATAAATTGACATTTTCTAAACTCCTTTACCTATGTTACAAAAAGCAGCCCAATAAAAAGGTGATGTAAACGGTTTGGTTGAGGCATTTTCATAATTATTAGCAAAGTATTCATTTAAATATACCTTGCAAACTAAACTTAGTAAAGAGTTACTCAGCCAACTTTGAAAGCCTTTAACCGTCGTATCCCTTAACCAACGTTGTGCAGTATTTAAAGCTAATACAATATTACTTTGCTGCTGTAGTTCTTCGTAAAATTTAATCATCAATAAAGCTGTAGCTCTAGCACTGACAGTCCAAAGGCTACTGACTACATTGGTGCTACCAGCTAACAAAAATCCACTGGGTAAACCAATGTATTCATCACTAGTGCTTGTGAAGTCGGTAAAACCAGTTTCGCAAGCAGAGAGAGTGACTAGGCGACAGTTGTCTAGTTTGAAATAAGTAATGATATCTGCTAAAGTCAGGTTTCCATCAGCTAACTGTAAACCAGAATCTTGGGGAGAAGCAGAGTTAAAGTATCCATGACAGAAGAAAAAAGCACAGTTAGCTTTCAGCAATTTTTCATTTAGTGTAACATTGTGAATATTTTCATTAATGCCGAGCAGAATTGCTGACTTGTTAGCTTTTTCTTGCTTCAAAATATGAGCATCAGTAAACTGTTTCTTGATGGCTGCAACTGCTCCTAAATCTTTTTCGTAGCCTTGATATAAATCTTCTGCGGGGTTTTGGATGGCAAAGAAAGATTGAAAATCAGGACGTTGACGCAGTTGGACTTGTTGCAGAAGTTGACAACTGGGTGCATAGCCTACGCCGTTGGTAAATAAGTCAACTAGGTATGATTCTTTGACAGGTAAAGCATGGAGAGGAAACAGGTGTAAATAGCGATGAGGAATAAGTATTAATCTGTTGCATTGTTTGGGTACTTGGTCTAAGACTTCCTCAAGATGCAGAATTTCTGCTAATTTTTTCAGGCGTTCTTCTAGCTGATTCTGCCATTGGATTTTATCTTGGTCTTCCGGGTTGTAGTAGTCATCTAGATATTCATTTCTCCAATCGATTAAGGCATCTAAATCTTGTTGACTAGAATGCCAGATGCCTGGCTTGTTGTCGCTGGTGATAATGAAAGCGCGAAAACAATCATTAAAAATGTACCACTGGATGATTGCAGTTTCATTGTCTAAGAGTTTTTGAATTTCTCCAAATTGGATGTTGTGATTAACCAAAGGCAAATTTTCTGGACTTGTTAATGTTGCTTTGGTTAACAGTTCTACTAAATTCCGGGTTTTGCTACGTTCAATATATTCTATTGCCTCAGTGTCTCTTGCCAATGCTAGGCAAACTTCCACCATGCATCTATAAAGTTGATTCCATTCTTCCGCTTGTTTGCGCTTGGCTTCTTCGCCGGAAATAATATCTCCACGCAAAGCTTCGACTGTAGCAATGGCAGAAACAAAGGTATTGTAAGCTGAGTCAAATAGTTTTTCCTCTTGGTATAATCTGCCGAGATTTAACAAAGTTTCTGCATTGTTTTGGGGAAAGGCGCTGCGGGTTCTTACTTCCAGAGCAGCAGAGTAAACAGCGATCGCACTTTCAATATTGTCGGCTCGTTCTCCGAATATTCTCTGACGGTAAGCAATCCCCAGATTATTTTGCGTCATTGCCCAATCTTGGGGAAAGGCGCTGCGCGTATATACTTCCAGAGCAGCAGAATAAACAGCGATCGCACTTTCAATATTGTCGGCTCGTTCTCCGAATATTCTCTGACGGTAAGCTTCTCCCAGATTATTTTGCGTACCTGCCCAATTTTGGGGAAAGGCGCTGCGCGTATATACTTCCAGAGCAGCAGAAAAAGCAGCAATCGCACTTTCAATATTCTCGGCTCGTTCTCCGAATATTCTCTTACCGTAAGCAGCCCCCAGATTATTTTGCGTCATTGCCCAATTTTCGGGAAAGGCGCTACGGGTATATACTTCCAGAGCAGCAGAAAAAGCAGTGATTGCACTTTCAATATTCTCGGCTCGTTCTCGGAATATTCTTTCACCGTAAGCAGCCCCCAGATTATTTTGCGTCATTGCCCAATCAACAGGAAAGGCGCTGCGGGTTCTTACTTCCAGAGCAGCAGAATAAGCAGTGATCGCACTTTCAATATTCTCGGCTCGTTCTCCTTTTATTCTCTCACGGTAAGCAATCCCCAGATTATTTTGCGTACCTGCCCAATCAACAGGAAAGGCGCTGCGGGTTCTTACTTCCAGAGCAGCAGAATAAGCAGCGATCGCACTTTCAATATTCTCGGCTCGTTCTCCTTTTATTCTCTCACAGTAAGCAATCCCCAGATTATTTTGCGTGGTTGCCCAATCAACAGGAAAGGCGCTGCGGGTATAAACAGTTAGGGCGATTTCGTAGCCAGCGATCGCAATTTCTATATTGTTGGCTTTGCTACCCAAAGGAAAATTGCCAATCCCATTACTGAATATAACAATCAAGTAGGCAATGGACTCTACATCTGCTTCCGCTTCTGCTAGGGTATTTGTTGCCCAATGGCGCAATAATTCAGCAAAAATATGATTGAGTTTATCGATATTAGCAGCCAGCAATGGGTAAATTACTTGAGCATCGCCGTTGCTGTCTGCTGTTGCTTGCAGTACTTCTAGTAAAAATTGCCCGTAAGTGTCTATATCTTCTTGAGTGATGGGGGTAGTTTCTGGGGTAGTGAGATATGTTGCTAAGTTTCTCAACCACTCCGCAGTATTTTCCTCTCCCTGCTGGGCAAAATGCTCTGCTGCTGCTATAACAACCTGCACAAAGTCAGCATCTAGCAATTCTGTATTCGCTGCTAATATCTCTGGTTCTTCCCCGCTAGGGCAATTTAGCAGGGTTTGAATTAGCTGATTATAAGCTTGTAAACGCTGTTCGTTCATGAGCAGGTGTGAGTTAGACGCATCTTGATGAAGCTTCAACGATATTATCCTCAATTTCTGAAAAATGAGGGGTAAAAAGTTTTAGATCCTCGTTAAAAAGGCTACGGTGTACACGCAAGTTATTGAATTACCCCTCCCTAACCCTCCCCTTTACAAGGGGAGGGAACTAGATAGATTTTCCAGTTTCCCCCCAATACATCGGGGGGATTAAGGGGGGTAATCCTGGGAATAATAAGCACATTCCAGGAATATGAAAACGCTGATGACAAAGCTGTATAACCAAACCTCAGAAAAGCAAAAACGGCAAACTCTCAGAAACAATATGCCCCCCTCTGAAAAAATAGTTTGGGCAAAACTTAGAAATCAACAAATTGAAAGCTGTAAATTTCGCAGACAATACAGTATTGACAGATTTGTAGTGGATTTTTATTCTTCGGAATTGAGACTTGCCATAGAAATTGATGGTGATAGTCACTATCAAGATGGAGTTCCAGAATATGACCGCGATCGCCAAGCATTTTTGGAATCAAAAGGTACGAGGATTTTGAGATTTACGAATCAAGAAGTTTATCAAGATATTGATGGTGTGGTGGATAAGATTAGGGAAGTTATTTGTAGGTTGAGGGAAGTTACCCCACCCTAACCCTCCCCTTATAAAGGGGAGGGAACTAGATTTCTTTTTTTCCCTCTTTATAAGGGGGGATTAAGGGGGGTAATTCGACTTGTGTGTACACCATAGCTTATAGAGGGCAGGGAATTAGATGTTCTAGTTTCCCCTTTCTAATGTTGATTTAGCGTTCGCATTTATTGATTTGGCGTTCGCATTTATTGATTTGGCGATCGCATTTGTTGATTTGGCGATCGCATTTGTTGATTTGACGTTCGCATTTGTTGATTTAGCGTTCGCAGTTGTTGATTTGGCGTTCGCATTTGTTGATTTAGCGTTCGCATTTGTTGATTTGGCGTTCGCATTTGCTGATTGCACTTATTCTCAAATAACAAATTGATATGAAAAATGAGTAAAAATACAGACAAACTCGTAATTATTTCGCTGAACTTTTAATGAAATAAATCCACAAAACTACCCATCTCAGGCAAAAGAATACTCCACTATGTTGAAAAAGGAATTATTAAAAAAAGGATATCTCATGTCTTTAAGAACTCGTGGTTCTGCTGCTGTTGACAAAGCCCAACTTCGTCTCGCCTTGCTTAAATCCCTTGATGAAAATCTGGATTTAGGACATGGATTAACCATTGAAGCCTACAACCACCTGATCAACACTACCCGTGCGACGGTAGAAGCTCATAACACGCTTGTGTCCAATCTTGAAGAATCGCGTAAGACAGTAACCCAGATGGATAAAGCCCTCTCCGAAATGTCTGAACGAATGCTAAGTGGAGTTGCAACTATCTACGGCAGAAACAGTATAGAGTATTCCAAAGCTGGCGGTTCTAATGGAAAAAGAAATAAACAATCTAGTTCAAAAGTTGCTCCAGTTGTAGCGGTTCTTGCTAGTCAACCTGCTCAAGCTGCAATTGCGAATACCTCAACTAACGGTAAAAGCACAATTCCTTTGCTGCAATAATCCACTTTTTGCATAAATCTAGTGCCGAGTCAAGCCTAAATTTGTGCATTAAATGTAAGTTGGGTTGACGTAAGGAAACCCAACATGGATCATGTTGTTGGGTTGAGGCTTTGCAAAACCCAACCTACGCTTAATTCATCTGAATTCTATAGTGGCGATGTCTACGACGGGCTACGCCTACGCCTTTGAGTTACGATAACACCTGCAAATACCTTGCCGAAAACTACCCTGGTGATTTTGCCAAATGGTTACTTGCATCTGACACTTCCGATATCCAAGTACTCAAAACCGAACTCAACCTCGAACCGATTCGTGCTGATTCGGTGACGTTGCTGCAAATCTGTAACCAAATTTTACATTTAGAGTTTCAAACTACACCAAAATCCAAAACCCCGCTTGACTTTCGGATGCTAGATTACTACACCAGATTAAAGCGAGAATACTGGTGTGAGATTGAGCAGGTGTTAATTTTCTTACAAGCCACCTTCTCAGAAATTGTTTTTAATACCCAGTATGTAGATAAAAAAACCAGACACTCATATCGAGTAATTCGTTTATGGGAAGAAGATCCCACACCACTGCTAGCTAACCCCGCACTTTTACCACTGGCGACATTAGCCAGAACCAACTCACCCACAGACTTGTTAACTCAAGTCGCGGCTAGTGTCGATATGATTGAAGAAACAGACGAGCGACAGAATATATCAGCTTGTGTACAGGTTTTAGCTGGTTTGCGGTTTGATAAAAGTTTGATTACACAGCTTTTCAGAGAGGAAATTATGCAAGAATCTGTGATTTACCAAGACATTCTGCAAAAAGGATTGCAACAGGGTTTGCAACAAGGACAAGAACAAGGAAAGAAACAGGAGGCGCTACAACTGATTATGCGTCTTTTGACACGACGGTTTGGTGCAATTGAACCGGAGATGCAAGAGCAGATTAGCACTTTATCCATAACTCAACTAGAAGAGTTAGCAGAGGCGCTGTTAGATTTCTCCAGTCAAAGCGATTTAGTGAATTACTTAAGATATATCTTTTTACCTCAACCTAATCAGAAAGATTAAGTGACGTATACGCAAGAGGAAAGGGGGCAGGAAGTAGGGCGAATTCCAGCATTCTTTCTCCCCTTTTCCTGCTCCCCTACCTCTCTAGTCAGAATTATCAAAAAGCGTTACAACTTTGTCCCACACTCAGCGCAGAAGTTGTGGGTGGGAGCATTTTTTGCATTGCAGTTACTACAATAAACTGGCTCTGCTGCTGCTTTCGGCGGTTGCTTCTGCAAGCCAACCATTTGAGCGTTGCTCTTGCCAGGAGCTACCATTGGATAGCAGTTTTCGTCTCTGGTGACATGGGCATTCAAGATCACTGGGCCTTTGTGTGCCAGCATTTCGGCGATCGCATTTTTCAATTCACTGCGATCGCTGATTACCATGCCCTTAATCCCATAGGCTTTTGCTAACAACTCTACGTCTGGCATCCCTACCTCCATGTTTGAGCATGAGTAACGCTCACCATAGAAGGCTTGCTGCCACTGGCGCACCATTCCTTGCCAGCCGTTATTGATAATTATTGTCTTGACATTTATCCCATACTGTGCAAGTGTACCAAGTTCCTGCAAACACATTTGGAAACTGGCATCACCGCTAATACAGATGACTTCTTCATCAGGAAAAGCCACTTTAGCGCCCATTGCCGCAGGTAAGCCAAAACCCATTGTTCCTAAACCAGCACTAGAAATCCAGCGCCTTGGGCCATTCTTGAGGAATTGTGCTGCCCACATTTGATGCTGTCCTACATCTGTGGTGTAGAAAGCGTGGGGTGCTTGGTTACTTACTTCTACGATCACTTCTTGGGGGGAAATGCTGTCGGGATGGTGCGGCACTACTAGAGGATACTCTTCGCGCCAACGGTTAACTAAATTTAGCCATTCTTGGTTTTGATTAGGTGTAGCCTTGACGCCTGCTTCTTTGCATCGACGCAATAAGTCTACCAACACATTCCGCACATCGCCGACGATGGGCACTTCAGGAACGCGGTTTTTGCCGACTTCTGCTGGGTCGATGTCGATGTGAATTACTTTGGCACGAGAGGCGAATTCGTCTAATTTGCCTGTAACGCGATCGTCAAATCTGGCTCCGACGCAAATCAGCAAGTCACAATCACTAACGGCGAAGTTAGCGTAAGCGGTGCCATGCATCCCTAACATTCCCAAAGCTAGGGGATGATGTTCGTCAAAGGCACCGATCCCCATTAAGGTTGTGGTGACAGGGATGTTGAATAATTCAGCTAGTTCTTTTACTTCTTCGTGGGCACCAGCTGCGATCGCACCACCACCGACATACAATAGCGGACGGCGACTTTCTGTAATCAACTGGATCGCGGCATTAATTTGCCGGGGATTTCCCTTCACCGTGGGACGATAACCGCGTAACTTCACTGAACCTGGTTTTACAGGTATGTAGTCAAATTCTTCTAAAGCTACATCTTTGGGGACATCAATCAAAACTGGCCCCGGACGCCCAGTGCTAGCGATGTGGAACGCTTCGGCAACAATTCGCGCCATATCTTTGGGGTCACGCACTACATAGGAGTGCTTCACGATTGGTAGCGTAATCCCGTAAATATCAGTTTCCTGAAAGGCATCTGTACCAATGGACGGACGTGCTACCTGTCCTGTAACCACAACCATCGGGATTGAATCCATGTAGGCTGTAGCGATGCCTGTCACCAAGTTCGTTGCTCCTGGGCCAGAAGTGCCAAAGCATACTCCTACTTTCCCTGTGGCACGGGCGTAACCATCAGCAGCGTGGGCTGCGCCTTGTTCGTGTCTCACGAGAATGTGCTTCATAGCACCAGTTGCTTCCACCTTATACAGGTCGTCGTAAATTGGTAGAATTGCCCCACCTGGATAACCAAAAATATAATCAACGCCGTGGCGATGAAGGCTGTCAAGCAGAGCAAAACCGCCAGATGCACGTTTGGGCATGACTGGTGGGCTAGAAGTACGAGACTGTTTGTGATTCTCAGTTTGTGGCAGACTAATTGGGGAAAGCGATCGCACGGCCAAACCTCAGACTATAGCTAAAATAAATGCTGAATTCTGTAGTTAAGATTTCATTTTAATTGAAAACGTTCAATCAAATTCTAAGAATTTTATATATTAAATATAAAGTTAGACTATTAGCCTACATTAATTAAATTACGTCTTGCAAGACTGTGCGGGTATTTTTCCAAGCCCAAACACCGACAACTACGACAACAATACTCATTCCTACAAGCACAAATCGCAAGCCCAGAGCATCAGTTAATGGCCCAGTAATCGCCAGAGGTAACGCCAGAGCGATGTTGACGGCATGATTTTGAAAGCCAAATACTTTACCGTGCATGGTAGGTGGTGTTTGCTGTTGAATTAAAGTTTGCATGGGTACACCAATTAAGGCAGCACCTACACCCAAAAATGCACAGAGTCCTAACGCCAGCAATAAGTTGTGCGTAAAAGTGAACACCCCTAAAACTAGTGCAATCATCAAAAATCCCATTAAAGGTAGGGGCTTGTGATGCAATTTATCACCCCAGTTACCTAAAATAGCTGCACCAAATACCATACCTACCCCTGCTGCTGCCAAGAAAAAGCCAAACTGTTTTTCTTTGAGACCAAACTCCTCGGCTAATCGAATCGTCAGCACTGTTAAGGCTGCAAACACACAATATAAAGTTGTCAGTTGCAGCATGGCGTTCAAGATCAAAGGGTTTTTCTTGAGATAGCGCAGGCTCTCGGTGAATTCAGCCCAAGGATTATTTGATGCCCGATGCTCCGTCGGTCGTTTGGGTTCTTTAAACCTAACTGGCTGGATAATAGCACCCGATAATATGTATAATCCACCAACCACAAGCTCTTGACCGTATTCTTCTCCCATCAAGCTTTTCGCCAAACTCAAAATCGGCTCTCCGATAGCAAAGCCAACAATTAAAGCTCCCATCATCGTGCTGCTAAACAGTGCATTGGCTGCCAACAAATTCTCTCGCTTCACCAATAAGGGAATGGCTGCTTGTTCAGCTGGTGCAAAAAACTGCGTCACTGTGGAAATGGCAAAAGTCAGGATTAGCAGAATCAGGAACTCTCGTGGTAACAAGGGAAGACACAGCGTTAATATTCCCCGCACGACATCTGAGCCGACCAGAATCAGCTTTTTTGACAAACGGTCAACAAAGATACCACCAGCAGAACCGAACAAAATTGCTGGTATTGTAAACGACAGCATCAAGGTTGAATACATAGAATTTCGTGCCAACCCACGAAGCGGTGGGTAGTTCTCCAGCAGAGCAATCAGCAAAACGAAGAAGACCTTATCTGCTAACTGGGACAGCAGTTGCCCAATCCACAGGAGCATAAAACCACGGTTTTTTAGCAGTGCGCCAAATCCGTTATTAACAGCAGTTGGTTCAGTTGGAAACATTTAGATACTTTGCTTTGGGTAGATGGGGTATGGGGCATGGGGGAGCCACTGCGTTGGGCGGCTCTGCCGACTTGTTCGCTCTTAGCGTTCCCGCAGGGTAGCAAGTGGCGTCATGGGGTATGGGGCAGAGGGGAGAATAAATGCTGACTCCTAATTCCTAACTCCTAACTCCTCACCAGAGGCGGAGCGTCTCCGGCTCTGCTCCTCACTCCTAACTCCTGTTTACTTACTCCATTGTCCGGATTAATTTGCTTCATAGCGCTTTAACAGCATAAGCAAAAACTCAGATGCTGTGAGATCACCTTTGGGTGGAAAAATCCCAATGGATGAATCTACCCACCAGCCTTGTACAGTTTGGGGCGATTTCCACATGCACAAATGATCAACTGCTGGCTGTGCATAAAAGTTATTTTGCCCACTACCTAGCAAACAGGAACTCCAATGGGTGAAATAATCATGGCTCATCCGATGAATAGGGAAATTACCCTGTAGTGGTACTCCCCATCCATCTATAGCAATAAACGCTTTCACACGACCACCCAAGAGTTGCCACAAACACGCTGCCCCTATTGCCCCAACTACGCCAGCACTAAAGCTAATGAATATAATTGGTGATTTTAGCTGATCACCCAAGCGTTCGCGCAAAAACTGTAAGATATGAAATGCTGATAGAACCATAACATCTTTACCCGGATAAATCAGTATATTTGCGGCATTATAAGCGATCGCGCCATTAGAAACCATATCTAGTAATCCGACTTTAAAGCTTTCAGTTAAGTTTGACTCATGAATTCCAGGGCAAATAATTATACTCATCTGTCTATTCTGAAAATTGCGGATGTATATCGGTACTAGCAGCTTTTCATATTAATAACTTAAATCTGCTGTGGCAGTCTATTAGCGAAAGACACGTACTCCTAGGGAGAAGCCAGCTACGCAGAGCGTCTCGTAAAGCCTGCGGCATAGCAACTCTTAGAGACGCTCTTGCGTTCGCTTAGGGCATAACCTCTCCAGTTGAGAATACAATAAAAAAATGAACTTTTTACAAATAATTTAGGATTGCTATATTACCTGATTTTTACTGAGTAAATTATAGCTAATCCACATATATTTCCGAAATAATCCTATTTTAAAACTTACTTCTACACAAGCGAATTAACTTATAAAAAAGAGTTATCAAGTTCTTACTAAAAAATGCTATCAAGAAGTAATTTGAGTATTGAATATTTTTTCAAGCTGCTTTTGTGGCTAAAAAATAATATTTACAAGCACACAAATGGCTGAGAAAATAATATTAAGAGAATGGGCAAATTAATCAAGCGATCGCTCTTGGTGGGCAACTCCTGATTAATGAATATGAATCAACGAGAAATAAATTATTTATTGGGCTTTTTATTAATCTATTGGATTTGGATATTTTTTTATTCGACAAGTTTTGAAAGCTTTTCTGCCAGTTTGACATACAAAATATCTGATGAAGAAGCAGTAGAAAATAATATATTTGCTCCTAATCTATATAAAAGTATGTTGAGCTTTGCGCCTTTAAGAGAATATTTTGAATTTCTCAACTTGATGTTGGGAATTGTTGAAGACTTAAATCTTGATAGACGCATTTTACACAAAGCTGCACCAAATTAATTTCACAGAGAATGCAGCTTTTCGGCATCTTAACCGCTTTCGCTATTCCAGCAATATATACAGATGGCGTATTGATTCAATTTTCCATGTCCAATGCCCAATGCCCCACGTAAGTCTTGTATGTCTTTTGATGTATTCTCTTGATTTTCCCACCTATCCTATCCCCCTGGATGGGATAATAAGTTATAAGTAGGGAAAAAGTGCAAACTATTCCCTAATTCCAAATCTCTCTGCACTTTGGTTATATTGAGGAACTAATTGTGGTTGCCACGCCGGAAAAAGTACAACACACCCACGAGCATCTATCAGGAAAAGACCGTGTAGCCGTACTGCTTATGGGCTACGGCGAAGTCGAAAGCTACGAAGATTTCGCCAACTATAACGAACAGGCTTTAAATCTACTGACAGCAAAATTTGCACCGGTGCCAACCTGGATTTATCCCCCTTTGGCCAAACTTCTGGCGCTATTTGACCGCCACGAGTGGGGACACACTCACCACGATTTTATCTCCCCACATAATGCCATCTTTGAACAGCAACGGGCTGGGATTGAGAAGCAATTACAAGAAAAATGGGGTGATAAGGTTCAAGTTTTCAAGGCTTTCAACTTCTGTGCCCCTTTTCTACCTAATCAAGTTCTAGCAGAAATCAAAAACCAAGGCTTTGAGAAGCTACTAATTTACCCTTTGCTGGTTGTTGATTCTATCTTTACTAGTGGTATTGCGATCGAGCAAGTTAACAATGCTCTCGTCGAGTTGACTGATGGTGAAGAACACTGGGTGAAAGCACAGCGATACATTCCTTCTTTCTTCAATGAACCAGCCTACATTGATTTGATGGCTCATCTGGTTGAGGAGAAAATTGCTGAGTTAGCAGCAGCTTACCTACCTTCTCAAATCGGTATTGTCCTAATGAACCACGGCTGTCCCCACAAAGCCAAAGGCTTTACTTCTGGGATTGCCGAAAGTGAAGCAATGTACGATTTAGTTCGGGATAAGTTGATTAACCGCTATCCCTTAATCTCAGTGGGTTGGCTCAATCATGACACGCCTCTAATTGATTGGACACAGCCAAACGCCCAACAAGCAGCAAATAACCTAATTCAATTAGGTGCAAAAGTGGTAATTTTTATGCCAATTGGCTTTGCCACAGAAAACCACGAAACTTTATTGGATGTACACCATATCATCCATGCTTTGGAAAAACAGCATCCTGGTACGAACTACGTGCAAATGGCTTGCGTCAACGACCATCCAGAATTTTTGGCTATGGCGGGCCAATGGGCTGATGCTCATATTGCAGAGCTGTTGTCACAAAGTTTGGCAGTTAATCCCCAACTAGCTGGGGATCACCATCACCACCATCACCACCATTAAGTTGAGTGGGGTGGGTGGGCAAAGCTTTGCCCACCCTACAACTACAACTAGTTTACGCCCCGCAGCTTGCGAGTATTATCAACTAAACTCTGAGCAAATTGATCAAATCTTTGAGAGAGTTTCTCATCTACTAGCTTGTTTTCAGGACTGAAAGCACCCCAAGCTTGTCCGATCGCAATTTGTTCGGGAATCACCCAACCATGTACCCAACGAATAATTAGCCGGAGCTCATTTAAAGCATTACTATTAGACTGACCACCCAAGACACTAATTAGTCCTGTCACTTTATCCGACAGTTGCTCAAAGCTCATCAAATCCAGGGCATTTTTCAGGACACCACTAACCCCACCATGATACTCAGGTGTCGCTAAAATTAACCCATCAGCGCGACTGACTGTATCTTGCAACCGCTGAACATCTGGATACTCTGGATACTCCTTTGCGCCAGTACAAAACGGTAGCTGCAACTGTCGTAAATCGAGAATTTCTACCTCTGCACCCACAGCTTCAACCCTTTGCACTGCTACTTCTAAAGCAAGCTGGGTATAGGAGTTGGGTCTTAAACTACCGCCAATGCCA from Nostoc sp. UHCC 0926 includes these protein-coding regions:
- a CDS encoding CHAT domain-containing protein: MNEQRLQAYNQLIQTLLNCPSGEEPEILAANTELLDADFVQVVIAAAEHFAQQGEENTAEWLRNLATYLTTPETTPITQEDIDTYGQFLLEVLQATADSNGDAQVIYPLLAANIDKLNHIFAELLRHWATNTLAEAEADVESIAYLIVIFSNGIGNFPLGSKANNIEIAIAGYEIALTVYTRSAFPVDWATTQNNLGIAYCERIKGERAENIESAIAAYSAALEVRTRSAFPVDWAGTQNNLGIAYRERIKGERAENIESAITAYSAALEVRTRSAFPVDWAMTQNNLGAAYGERIFRERAENIESAITAFSAALEVYTRSAFPENWAMTQNNLGAAYGKRIFGERAENIESAIAAFSAALEVYTRSAFPQNWAGTQNNLGEAYRQRIFGERADNIESAIAVYSAALEVYTRSAFPQDWAMTQNNLGIAYRQRIFGERADNIESAIAVYSAALEVRTRSAFPQNNAETLLNLGRLYQEEKLFDSAYNTFVSAIATVEALRGDIISGEEAKRKQAEEWNQLYRCMVEVCLALARDTEAIEYIERSKTRNLVELLTKATLTSPENLPLVNHNIQFGEIQKLLDNETAIIQWYIFNDCFRAFIITSDNKPGIWHSSQQDLDALIDWRNEYLDDYYNPEDQDKIQWQNQLEERLKKLAEILHLEEVLDQVPKQCNRLILIPHRYLHLFPLHALPVKESYLVDLFTNGVGYAPSCQLLQQVQLRQRPDFQSFFAIQNPAEDLYQGYEKDLGAVAAIKKQFTDAHILKQEKANKSAILLGINENIHNVTLNEKLLKANCAFFFCHGYFNSASPQDSGLQLADGNLTLADIITYFKLDNCRLVTLSACETGFTDFTSTSDEYIGLPSGFLLAGSTNVVSSLWTVSARATALLMIKFYEELQQQSNIVLALNTAQRWLRDTTVKGFQSWLSNSLLSLVCKVYLNEYFANNYENASTKPFTSPFYWAAFCNIGKGV
- a CDS encoding endonuclease domain-containing protein; the encoded protein is MTKLYNQTSEKQKRQTLRNNMPPSEKIVWAKLRNQQIESCKFRRQYSIDRFVVDFYSSELRLAIEIDGDSHYQDGVPEYDRDRQAFLESKGTRILRFTNQEVYQDIDGVVDKIREVICRLREVTPP
- a CDS encoding DUF4351 domain-containing protein, which gives rise to MSYDNTCKYLAENYPGDFAKWLLASDTSDIQVLKTELNLEPIRADSVTLLQICNQILHLEFQTTPKSKTPLDFRMLDYYTRLKREYWCEIEQVLIFLQATFSEIVFNTQYVDKKTRHSYRVIRLWEEDPTPLLANPALLPLATLARTNSPTDLLTQVAASVDMIEETDERQNISACVQVLAGLRFDKSLITQLFREEIMQESVIYQDILQKGLQQGLQQGQEQGKKQEALQLIMRLLTRRFGAIEPEMQEQISTLSITQLEELAEALLDFSSQSDLVNYLRYIFLPQPNQKD
- the ilvB gene encoding biosynthetic-type acetolactate synthase large subunit, with the protein product MRSLSPISLPQTENHKQSRTSSPPVMPKRASGGFALLDSLHRHGVDYIFGYPGGAILPIYDDLYKVEATGAMKHILVRHEQGAAHAADGYARATGKVGVCFGTSGPGATNLVTGIATAYMDSIPMVVVTGQVARPSIGTDAFQETDIYGITLPIVKHSYVVRDPKDMARIVAEAFHIASTGRPGPVLIDVPKDVALEEFDYIPVKPGSVKLRGYRPTVKGNPRQINAAIQLITESRRPLLYVGGGAIAAGAHEEVKELAELFNIPVTTTLMGIGAFDEHHPLALGMLGMHGTAYANFAVSDCDLLICVGARFDDRVTGKLDEFASRAKVIHIDIDPAEVGKNRVPEVPIVGDVRNVLVDLLRRCKEAGVKATPNQNQEWLNLVNRWREEYPLVVPHHPDSISPQEVIVEVSNQAPHAFYTTDVGQHQMWAAQFLKNGPRRWISSAGLGTMGFGLPAAMGAKVAFPDEEVICISGDASFQMCLQELGTLAQYGINVKTIIINNGWQGMVRQWQQAFYGERYSCSNMEVGMPDVELLAKAYGIKGMVISDRSELKNAIAEMLAHKGPVILNAHVTRDENCYPMVAPGKSNAQMVGLQKQPPKAAAEPVYCSNCNAKNAPTHNFCAECGTKL
- a CDS encoding MFS transporter, with amino-acid sequence MFPTEPTAVNNGFGALLKNRGFMLLWIGQLLSQLADKVFFVLLIALLENYPPLRGLARNSMYSTLMLSFTIPAILFGSAGGIFVDRLSKKLILVGSDVVRGILTLCLPLLPREFLILLILTFAISTVTQFFAPAEQAAIPLLVKRENLLAANALFSSTMMGALIVGFAIGEPILSLAKSLMGEEYGQELVVGGLYILSGAIIQPVRFKEPKRPTEHRASNNPWAEFTESLRYLKKNPLILNAMLQLTTLYCVFAALTVLTIRLAEEFGLKEKQFGFFLAAAGVGMVFGAAILGNWGDKLHHKPLPLMGFLMIALVLGVFTFTHNLLLALGLCAFLGVGAALIGVPMQTLIQQQTPPTMHGKVFGFQNHAVNIALALPLAITGPLTDALGLRFVLVGMSIVVVVVGVWAWKNTRTVLQDVI